The Pseudochaenichthys georgianus chromosome 8, fPseGeo1.2, whole genome shotgun sequence genome has a segment encoding these proteins:
- the slc2a6 gene encoding solute carrier family 2, facilitated glucose transporter member 6: MAENSPLLKGRSTSSESKINDSKLYLAVFSAILGNFSFGYSLVYPSPVLPQLQTPDVDPRLRMGKEQTAWFGSIYTLGAAAGGLGAMLLNDLIGRKLSIMTSAVPSTIGYLLMGGASDFWMLLLGRFLTGVAGGMTAGSIPVYISEISHKRVRGAMGTCPQITAVTGTLSLYALGLVLRWRWLAVVGGVPALLMVVLLVFMPSSPRRLIKLGREQEAEKALRWLRGEHYDTQVEINDIEHSINTQAKVTWSQLATPVYYRPILIAVVMRFLQQMTGITPILVFMEPIFAKSKVSLPARYDAAIVGAFRLFAVAVAASLMDRAGRKALLYTSSLLMILSSLTLTIISHTTPCPPGTAPPGTAPLTLTISHDAIGSALDASQQTSAGLIPLISTMVFIFGYALGWGPITWLLMSEVLPLVTRGVASGLCVAVSWLTAFALMQAFSHLVEDHSLFVPYLCFTVMCVFCLLFTAVCVPETRGRSLEEIENYFRTGGTFTITRSPSTEQM, encoded by the exons ATGGCTGAAAACTCTCCACTGCTGAAAGGAAGATCAACATCATCTGAATCCAAG ATCAATGACTCCAAACTGTATCTGGCTGTCTTCTCGGCCATCTTGGGGAACTTCAGCTTCGGTTACTCCCTGGTTTACCCGTCACCGGTCCTGCCCCAGCTCCAGACCCCCGATGTGGACCCTCGACTCAGGATGGGTAAGGAGCAGACCGCCTGGTTTGGCTCCATCTACACCCTGGGGGCAGCcgcagggggtctgggggccaTGCTGCTCAACGACCTGATTGGACGGAAGCTGAGTATCATGACGTCAGCAGTGCCATCCACTATTGG GTACTTGCTGATGGGAGGAGCTTCGGACTTCTGGATGCTTCTTTTGGGCCGTTTCCTCACAGGTGTTGCCGGGGGGATGACGGCAGGATCAATACCT GTTTACATCTCAGAGATCTCCCATAAAAGAGTGAGAGGGGCTATGGGCACCTGCCCTCAGATCACCGCTGTGACTGGGACCCTGTCGCTCTACGCCCTGG GTCTGGTGTTACGGTGGCGGTGGTTGGCGGTGGTGGGGGGGGTCCCGGCTCTGCTGATGGTCGTGCTTCTGGTGTTCATGCCCAGCTCCCCTAGGAGGCTCATCAAACTGGGGAGGGAGCAGGAGGCGGAGAAGGCTCTCCGGTGGCTGAGGGGGGAACACTATGACACACAAGTGGAGATCAATGACATAGAG CACAGCATCAACACACAGGCTAAAGTCACGTGGTCGCAGCTGGCCACACCCGTATACTACCGGCCAATCCTCATCGCAGTGGTGATGCGTTTCCTGCAGCAGATGACGGGCATCACACCCATCCTGGTCTTCATGGAGCCCATCTTTGCCAAAAGCAAAGTCTCCCTGCCTGCCAG GTATGATGCCGCCATTGTTGGAGCGTTCCGCCTCTTCGCTGTTGCCGTGGCAGCCAGTCTGATGGACAGGGCGGGACGCAAAGCCCTGCTGTACACGTCGAGCCTGTTGATGATCCTGTCCAGTCTGACTCTTACCATTATCTCCCACACCACACCATGCCCTCCAGGCACCGCCCCTCCAGGCACCGCCCCTCTTACCCTCACTATCTCCCATGATGCCATTGGAAGCGCTTTGGACGCCAGCCAGCAAACTTCAGCAGGCCTCATTCCTCTCATCAGCACCATGGTGTTTATTTTTG GATACGCCTTGGGATGGGGCCCGATCACATGGTTGCTAATGTCGGAGGTGTTGCCGCTGGTAACCAGGGGCGTGGCTTCAGGTCTGTGTGTGGCCGTCAGCTGGTTGAcggccttcgccctcatgcAGGCCTTCTCCCACCTGGTGGAGGACCACAGCCTGTTTGTGCCCTACCTGTGTTTCACCGTGATGTGTGTGTTCTGCCTGCTGTTCACCGCCGTGTGTGTCCCAGAGACTCGAGGTCGATCTCTTGAGGAAATAGAGAATTATTTCAGGACAGGAGGGACATTCACCATCACCCGGAGTCCTTCCACTGAACAAATGTAG
- the LOC117451084 gene encoding uncharacterized protein isoform X1 — protein sequence MAFVLEQFVASPTVGQLDGCRKVDLRLVADHYHVSVSSALVKSELKATLITGLVEQGVLRRPVLVESPGTVVQSATKQANIFTTPQFDSFSAGSSPTGSKVDARVKVRMARLQCEREEREREREFQLRRELESRKHELEIRKLEADTAVRMRQLELQAAVVGDSAVTPSGPAASFDVDASGSGAGAVLLQEGDGGVSHPVCYFSTKFKRHQLNYSTIEKETLAMLLALQHFQVYVGSSSTPVVVYTDHNPLVFLSQMLNHNQRLMRWALLAQDFNIVINYKKGADNVVADVLSRRCSLFPGAASSQVLLLCNQGFHIGTEEDGSEGPSFSPSRLAACVQPVSVYNPA from the exons ATGGCTTTTGTGTTGGAGCAGTTTGTGGCCAGTCCTACTGTGGGTCAGCTAGACGGGTGCAGGAAGGTTGATTTGCGGTTAGTTGCTGACCATTATCATGTTTCTGTCTCCTCGGCTCTGGTAAAAAGTGAACTCAAGGCTACTTTGATAACTGGACTAGTTGAACAGGGGGTTTTGAGGCGGCCTGTTTTAGTGGAATCTCCTGGCACGGTGGTTCAGAGTGCTACGAAACAGGCAAACATTTTCACCACACCTCAGTTTGACTCGTTTTCGGCAGGATCCTCACCTACGGGGTCTAAAGTAGATGCCAGGGTAAAAGTACGTATGGCTCGTCTCcagtgtgagagggaggagcgtgagcgtgagcgagagtttcagctcaggAGGGAGCTGGAGAGCAGGAAGCatgagctggagatcaggaagctggaggcagacactgctgtccggatgcgtcagctagagctccaagcagctgtggTGGGTGATTCTGCAGTTACACCTTCTGGTCCTGCTGCCTCCTTTGAT GTGGATGCTAGTGGTTCTGGGGCTGGTGCTGTTCTGCTGCAGGAGGGTGATGGGGGTGTGAGCCATCCTGTATGCTACTTCTCGACCAAGTTCAAGCGACATCAGCTGAATTATTCCACCATTGAGAAGGAAACTCTGGCCATGCTCCTTGCCCTGCAGCATTTTCAAGTGTATGTTGGGTCCAGTTCAACGCCAGTGGTGGTGTACACCGACCACAACCCACTCGTATTTTTGTCCCAGATGCTCAACCACAACCAGCGGTTGATGCGCTGGGCCCTGTTGGCACAAGACTTCAACATCGTCATCAACTACAAGAAAGGAGCAGATAATGTTGTGGCCGATGTACTGTCCCGCAG gtgcagcctcttcccaggtgcagcctcttcccAGGTGCTCCTACTTTGCAATCAAGGATTCCATATAGGAACGGaagaggacggcagtgagggcccttctttctctccttctcgtctggctgcatgtgtgcagcctgtctctgtgtACAACCCAGCCTAG
- the LOC117451084 gene encoding uncharacterized protein isoform X2, whose protein sequence is MAFVLEQFVASPTVGQLDGCRKVDLRLVADHYHVSVSSALVKSELKATLITGLVEQGVLRRPVLVESPGTVVQSATKQANIFTTPQFDSFSAGSSPTGSKVDARVKVRMARLQCEREEREREREFQLRRELESRKHELEIRKLEADTAVRMRQLELQAAVVDASGSGAGAVLLQEGDGGVSHPVCYFSTKFKRHQLNYSTIEKETLAMLLALQHFQVYVGSSSTPVVVYTDHNPLVFLSQMLNHNQRLMRWALLAQDFNIVINYKKGADNVVADVLSRRCSLFPGAASSQVLLLCNQGFHIGTEEDGSEGPSFSPSRLAACVQPVSVYNPA, encoded by the exons ATGGCTTTTGTGTTGGAGCAGTTTGTGGCCAGTCCTACTGTGGGTCAGCTAGACGGGTGCAGGAAGGTTGATTTGCGGTTAGTTGCTGACCATTATCATGTTTCTGTCTCCTCGGCTCTGGTAAAAAGTGAACTCAAGGCTACTTTGATAACTGGACTAGTTGAACAGGGGGTTTTGAGGCGGCCTGTTTTAGTGGAATCTCCTGGCACGGTGGTTCAGAGTGCTACGAAACAGGCAAACATTTTCACCACACCTCAGTTTGACTCGTTTTCGGCAGGATCCTCACCTACGGGGTCTAAAGTAGATGCCAGGGTAAAAGTACGTATGGCTCGTCTCcagtgtgagagggaggagcgtgagcgtgagcgagagtttcagctcaggAGGGAGCTGGAGAGCAGGAAGCatgagctggagatcaggaagctggaggcagacactgctgtccggatgcgtcagctagagctccaagcagctgtg GTGGATGCTAGTGGTTCTGGGGCTGGTGCTGTTCTGCTGCAGGAGGGTGATGGGGGTGTGAGCCATCCTGTATGCTACTTCTCGACCAAGTTCAAGCGACATCAGCTGAATTATTCCACCATTGAGAAGGAAACTCTGGCCATGCTCCTTGCCCTGCAGCATTTTCAAGTGTATGTTGGGTCCAGTTCAACGCCAGTGGTGGTGTACACCGACCACAACCCACTCGTATTTTTGTCCCAGATGCTCAACCACAACCAGCGGTTGATGCGCTGGGCCCTGTTGGCACAAGACTTCAACATCGTCATCAACTACAAGAAAGGAGCAGATAATGTTGTGGCCGATGTACTGTCCCGCAG gtgcagcctcttcccaggtgcagcctcttcccAGGTGCTCCTACTTTGCAATCAAGGATTCCATATAGGAACGGaagaggacggcagtgagggcccttctttctctccttctcgtctggctgcatgtgtgcagcctgtctctgtgtACAACCCAGCCTAG
- the ptx4 gene encoding LOW QUALITY PROTEIN: pentraxin-4 (The sequence of the model RefSeq protein was modified relative to this genomic sequence to represent the inferred CDS: inserted 1 base in 1 codon), which yields MEKCVPVPVCGCAFVYCTSVCMCVYAVFIKTSHFQLCLSLSSSIAFLTIRHPDPGFLLHLSQLRCTMGSLRPGHWSLILVLMLLLQIQPVKVQGVDPVSQKLRRLNEQFQQFQALTQARLNMLAQNQNRNSSGGLESQVKALSENWQHLSEDLDQLKRSSTQEIEGLREWSRKLEKKSKHMEGHLAFMERSLRENCRHAQKQKPDPGQDIPNLTLELQSQDERLGALQTQRDKLIVRLKGLQESLKNQALRLTRLEGQVLQKSDGGALWRVEESFNSNITSQEHYEPRRRSKTHRGRERLRLDSEPIIEGPFQYPSVPINRRHSKESRPQQESHLHYSPQPDSYGLQSQIQVPAQKRPYPTRQEQIQSVPYLHTQVRQRYQPKLYRQRHXQLHNPTRPYWTQLLPHSPTYSEPSKARLSTTSPWPPPPKGSDDIPQPKSESQEETDTKEESSVIHNFLQLPVRHKIPSRPVPKKDATICNVDSLLLFPSASADNFVTFFRTLPNLPELSVCLWLRVEASHVGTLLSYATDDNDNQLVLYGRNSSASSASISASSSPSLDFIIGDPVYRRLPASSLMDARWHHLCVVWSSIQGRFWHYVDRRLTSSGSHFRKGWEIHGGGSVVLGQEQDVVGGGFDSAEGFAGQIAGFRMWNRVLSASEVEGVAEGRGLPRGVVLGMEDIKEVHGEVQQVACECLEHCV from the exons ATGGAAAAGTGTGTTCCTGTCCCAGTTTGTGGGTGTGCTTTTGTGTATTGTacatctgtgtgcatgtgtgtgtatgcagtGTTTATCAAGACGAGCCATTTTCAGCTATGTCTTTCTCTCTCTAGTAGCATTGCTTTCCTCACCATCAGACATCCAGACCCAGGCTTCCTGCTGCATCTATCCCAGCTCCGTTGCACCATGGGCAGCCTGAGGCCCGGACACTGGTCCCTGATCCTGGTCCTCATGCTCCTGCTGCAGATTCAGCCCGTTAAGGTGCAGGGAGTTGATCCTGTGTCGCAGAAACTACGACGACTCAACGAACAG TTCCAGCAGTTCCAGGCGCTGACCCAGGCCCGTTTGAACATGTTGGCCCAGAACCAGAACAGAAACTCATCGGGGGGGTTGGAGAGCCAAGTAAAGGCACTAAGCGAAAACTGGCAACACTTGTCAGAAGACCTGGATCAACTCAAGCGGAGCTCAACGCAGGAGATAGAGGGTCTCAG GGAGTGGAGTAGGAAGCTGGAGAAGAAGAGTAAACATATGGAGGGTCATCTTGCTTTCATGGAGAGGAGCCTGAGGGAGAACTGCCGCCATGCCCAGAAACAGAAGCCCGATCCTGGTCAGGATATCCCCAACCTCACCCTGGAACTCCAGAGCCAAGACGAACGGCTTGGTGCCCTTCAGACCCAGCGAGACAAGCTGATCGTTAGGCTGAAAGGGCTGCAGGAATCCCTGAAGAACCAGGCGCTGCGTCTGACCCGACTGGAGGGTCAGGTCTTGCAGAAGAGCGATGGTGGAGCGCTGTGGAGGGTGGAAGAGTCGTTCAACTCCAACATCACATCTCAGGAACACTATGAACCACGCAGGAGATCAAAGACAcatagagggagagagagattgaGACTGGACTCCGAACCCATAATAGAAGGTCCCTTTCAATACCCGTCAGTACCAATAAACCGAAGACATTCAAAGGAGTCAAGACCTCAGCAAGAATCTCATCTGCATTACTCGCCCCAACCAGACTCTTACGGTCTCCAGTCCCAGATCCAGGTGCCGGCCCAGAAAAGGCCTTACCCGACCCGGCAGGAGCAGATCCAGTCTGTGCCTTATCTTCATACCCAGGTACGGCAGAGATACCAGCCTAAGTTATATCGCCAGAGAC CCCAGTTACACAACCCCACTCGGCCCTATTGGACCCAGCTCCTGCCCCATTCTCCAACTTATTCTGAACCTAGCAAAGCCAGGCTGAGTACGACCAGTCCGTGGCCTCCACCGCCTAAAGGTTCAGATGATATCCCTCAGCCCAAATCTGAGTCTCAGGAAGAAACTGACACAAAGGAAGAGTCTTCAGTGATCCATAACTTCCTCCAGCTTCCTGTGAGGCACAAGATCCCTTCACGACCAGTTCCTAAAAAGGATGCAACCA TCTGTAACGTGGACTCCCTGCTGCTCTTCCCCTCGGCATCAGCAGACAACTTCGTCACCTTCTTCCGGACTCTTCCCAACCTTCCTGAactttctgtgtgtttgtggctCCGTGTGGAAGCCTCACATGTCGGCACACTGCTCTCTTACGCCACAGACGACAACGACAACCAGTTAGTTCTGTATGGACGTAACTCCTCTGCCTCTTCTGCATCCATCTCTGCTTCTTCCTCCCCCTCCCTGGACTTCATCATTGGAGACCCAGTGTATCGTCGTCTCCCCGCGTCGTCACTGATGGACGCTCGCTGGCACCACCTTTGCGTCGTGTGGTCCTCCATCCAGGGGCGTTTCTGGCACTACGTTGACCGGCGCCTCACCTCCTCAGGCTCTCACTTCAGAAAGGGTTGGGAGATACATGGGGGAGGGTCTGTGGTGCTGGGGCAGGAGCAGGACGTTGTGGGAGGAGGGTTTGACTCTGCGGAGGGTTTTGCCGGTCAGATAGCAGGGTTCAGGATGTGGAACCGGGTGCTGAGTGCTTCAGAGGTTGAAGGGGTGGCAGAAGGAAGAGGTTTGCCCAGAGGGGTGGTGCTCGGCATGGAGGACATAAAGGAGGTGCATGGggaggtgcagcaggtggcatGTGAATGTTTAGAGCACTGTGTGTGA